In Pollutimonas sp. M17, a single genomic region encodes these proteins:
- a CDS encoding ExbD/TolR family protein, which yields MNFRSRQAGDEPEINLIPLIDVLLVILIFLAATTSFTRFNQMKLALPEARADALDADALNVAVSQEGIYALNGQLLSGGTAEDIAQALAAAAGGRKDAVLVINADAQSTHESVVRVMEAARLAGLERVNFATQSPR from the coding sequence ATGAATTTCCGCAGCCGGCAGGCCGGCGACGAGCCGGAAATCAACCTGATCCCGCTGATCGACGTGCTGCTGGTCATCCTGATCTTTCTCGCCGCCACGACCTCGTTCACCCGTTTCAACCAGATGAAGCTTGCCCTGCCCGAAGCGCGGGCCGACGCGCTGGACGCGGACGCCCTGAACGTGGCGGTGAGCCAGGAAGGCATCTATGCGCTGAATGGCCAGCTGCTGTCCGGCGGCACCGCGGAGGACATCGCGCAGGCGCTGGCCGCCGCGGCCGGCGGCCGCAAGGACGCGGTGCTGGTCATCAACGCCGACGCCCAGTCCACGCATGAATCGGTCGTGCGCGTCATGGAGGCGGCCCGTCTGGCCGGACTCGAGCGCGTCAATTTCGCCACACAGAGCCCGCGTTGA
- the sodB gene encoding superoxide dismutase [Fe], whose amino-acid sequence MAFTLPPLPYALDALAPTISKETLEFHYGKHHQAYVTNLNNLIAGTEFESASLEDIIKKSSGGIFNNAAQVWNHTFYWSSMSPNGGGEPTGALLTAINAKWGSVAAFKEAFNKSAAGNFGSGWTWLVKKPDGSLDIVNTSNAATPLTTSDVPLMTCDVWEHAYYIDYRNARPKYLESFWNLVNWEFAASNLG is encoded by the coding sequence ATGGCTTTCACGCTTCCCCCGCTTCCGTACGCACTCGACGCTTTGGCTCCGACCATCTCCAAGGAAACGCTCGAATTCCACTACGGCAAGCATCATCAAGCTTACGTCACCAACCTGAACAACCTGATCGCCGGCACGGAATTCGAATCGGCTTCCCTGGAAGACATCATCAAGAAGTCGTCGGGGGGCATCTTCAACAATGCGGCCCAGGTCTGGAATCACACCTTCTACTGGAGCAGCATGTCGCCCAACGGCGGCGGCGAACCCACCGGCGCCCTGCTGACGGCCATCAATGCCAAATGGGGCAGTGTTGCGGCCTTCAAGGAAGCCTTCAACAAATCGGCCGCCGGCAACTTCGGTTCGGGCTGGACCTGGCTGGTCAAGAAGCCCGATGGCTCGCTCGACATCGTCAACACCAGCAACGCCGCCACGCCCCTGACCACGTCCGACGTACCCCTGATGACCTGTGACGTCTGGGAACACGCCTATTACATCGACTATCGCAACGCGCGTCCCAAGTATCTGGAAAGCTTCTGGAATCTGGTCAACTGGGAATTCGCCGCATCCAACCTGGGTTGA
- a CDS encoding 3-hydroxyacyl-CoA dehydrogenase has product MEIKNKVFIVTGGASGLGAGTARMLVSEGAKVVLADVQDEAGEQLAQELGQTYVHCDVTREADGQAAVAAALKAGALFGLINCAGVAPASRTVGKNGPHALDLFQKVVMINLVGTFNMSRLAAAAMSENTPEPTGERGVLINTASVAAYDGQIGQAAYAASKAGVVGMTLPIARDLSKTGIRCVTIAPGIFGTPMIFGMPQEVQDSLAASIPFPARLGRPEDYAKLVNSIITNEMLNGETIRLDGAIRMGPR; this is encoded by the coding sequence ATGGAAATCAAGAACAAGGTGTTCATCGTTACCGGTGGCGCGTCCGGCCTGGGCGCGGGCACCGCCCGCATGCTGGTGTCCGAGGGCGCGAAAGTCGTCCTGGCCGATGTGCAGGACGAGGCCGGCGAACAGCTGGCGCAAGAACTCGGACAGACCTATGTGCATTGCGACGTCACCCGGGAAGCCGACGGCCAGGCCGCCGTGGCCGCCGCCCTGAAGGCCGGCGCACTGTTCGGCCTGATCAATTGCGCCGGTGTCGCCCCCGCTTCGCGGACAGTCGGCAAGAACGGCCCGCACGCCCTGGACCTGTTCCAGAAAGTGGTCATGATCAATCTGGTCGGCACCTTCAATATGTCGCGGCTCGCCGCGGCGGCCATGAGCGAGAATACGCCCGAACCCACGGGCGAGCGCGGCGTGCTGATCAACACCGCCTCGGTCGCCGCCTACGACGGCCAGATCGGACAGGCCGCCTATGCGGCCTCGAAGGCGGGCGTGGTCGGCATGACCTTGCCCATTGCCCGTGACCTGTCCAAGACGGGCATACGCTGCGTGACCATCGCCCCTGGCATTTTCGGCACGCCCATGATCTTCGGCATGCCTCAGGAGGTGCAGGACTCGCTGGCCGCCAGCATTCCCTTCCCGGCGCGCCTGGGACGGCCCGAAGACTATGCCAAGCTGGTGAACAGCATCATCACGAACGAAATGCTCAACGGCGAAACCATACGTCTGGACGGCGCCATCCGCATGGGTCCGAGATAG
- the kdsB gene encoding 3-deoxy-manno-octulosonate cytidylyltransferase translates to MSFIAVIPARAASTRLPGKPLLDIGGQPMVIRTAAQAARSQASRVVVATDDALIRQTVLEHGFEALLTRADHATGTDRLAEVAGQLGLAPEAIVVNVQGDEPLIDPEQINQVARLLDEAPDAAIATCATPIRDADTLFNPSAVKVVCALNGRALYFSRAPVPWARDALADGSRELASGLPALHHIGLYAYRAGFLARFPDLPVGPLESFESLEQLRALENGFSIAVRVTEGHPAMGVDTQEDLDRVREIVINRL, encoded by the coding sequence ATGAGCTTCATTGCCGTCATTCCGGCGCGCGCGGCCTCGACACGCCTGCCCGGCAAGCCCTTGCTCGATATCGGCGGCCAGCCCATGGTGATACGCACCGCCGCCCAGGCGGCCCGTTCGCAGGCCAGCCGCGTGGTGGTGGCCACCGACGACGCGCTCATAAGACAGACCGTGCTGGAGCACGGCTTCGAAGCCCTGCTGACCCGCGCCGACCACGCCACCGGCACCGACCGGCTGGCCGAAGTCGCCGGCCAGCTGGGGCTGGCGCCTGAAGCCATCGTGGTCAATGTGCAGGGCGACGAGCCGCTGATCGACCCCGAACAGATCAACCAGGTTGCCCGCTTGCTGGACGAGGCGCCCGACGCCGCCATCGCCACCTGCGCCACCCCCATCCGTGACGCGGACACGTTGTTCAACCCCAGCGCGGTCAAAGTCGTTTGCGCGCTGAACGGACGGGCGCTGTATTTTTCGCGCGCCCCCGTTCCCTGGGCCCGCGATGCCCTGGCCGACGGCTCCCGCGAGCTGGCGTCCGGCCTGCCCGCCTTGCATCACATTGGCCTGTATGCCTATCGCGCGGGATTTCTGGCTCGATTTCCGGATCTGCCCGTCGGTCCGCTCGAATCGTTCGAATCGCTCGAGCAGCTGCGCGCCCTGGAGAATGGTTTTTCAATTGCCGTCCGTGTCACCGAAGGCCATCCGGCCATGGGAGTGGACACTCAGGAGGACCTGGACCGGGTACGCGAGATCGTCATAAATAGGTTATAA
- a CDS encoding cold-shock protein has translation MSDSTATSMPGDTQKLTGTVKWFNDAKGFGFITPDNGGEDLFAHFSSIQMNGFKTLKEGQKVAFEIAQGPKGKQALNITAA, from the coding sequence ATGTCTGATTCAACCGCAACCTCCATGCCTGGGGATACACAAAAGTTGACAGGAACCGTCAAATGGTTCAACGATGCCAAGGGTTTCGGATTTATTACCCCCGACAATGGGGGCGAAGACCTATTCGCGCACTTTTCATCTATCCAAATGAACGGCTTCAAGACCCTGAAAGAAGGCCAGAAAGTCGCTTTTGAAATCGCACAAGGACCAAAAGGCAAACAAGCACTCAATATCACGGCTGCCTGA
- a CDS encoding MotA/TolQ/ExbB proton channel family protein has protein sequence MLELIHAAGWPIWLLIATSVLGLALIIERFLSLRAGLVFPSRLPGQVLELLRQKNDKPEAIVRLAGNSPLGRVLAEVLMNRDESAAYRMAAIEDVGKDVAHRLNRYLPALATIAVVAPLMGLFGTVVGMIEIFASYTPAGGDPALLARGISIALYNTGFGIIIAIPALIFHRYFRSKVDHFLHRMEREAGALNRMIDRGAGQ, from the coding sequence GTGCTCGAACTCATTCATGCCGCCGGGTGGCCCATATGGCTGCTGATCGCCACGTCCGTTCTCGGCCTGGCACTGATCATAGAGCGCTTCCTGTCGCTGCGCGCCGGACTGGTTTTCCCGTCGCGCCTGCCCGGGCAGGTGCTGGAGCTGCTGAGGCAAAAAAACGATAAGCCCGAAGCCATCGTCCGCCTGGCCGGCAATTCGCCCCTGGGCCGGGTGCTGGCCGAAGTCCTCATGAACCGCGACGAATCCGCCGCCTACCGCATGGCGGCCATCGAGGACGTCGGCAAGGACGTGGCCCACCGCCTGAACCGCTATCTGCCCGCCCTGGCCACCATTGCGGTCGTCGCGCCGCTGATGGGCCTGTTCGGCACCGTGGTCGGCATGATAGAGATCTTCGCCTCGTACACACCGGCGGGGGGCGATCCGGCCCTGTTGGCCCGGGGCATTTCCATTGCCTTGTACAACACGGGCTTCGGCATCATCATCGCCATCCCCGCCCTGATCTTTCACCGCTACTTCCGCTCCAAGGTGGATCACTTCCTGCACCGCATGGAACGCGAGGCTGGCGCGCTCAATCGCATGATAGACCGGGGAGCCGGGCAATGA
- the pcaF gene encoding 3-oxoadipyl-CoA thiolase produces the protein MTTDAFICDAIRTPFGRYGGALAPVRTDDLAAIPLKALMQRNPDVDWTRLDDALFGCANQAGEDNRNVARMATLLAGLPIDVPGATINRLCGSGLDAIGSAARAIRAGDAQFVLAGGVESMSRAPFVMGKAETAFSRNAAIFDTTIGWRFINKQLKAQYGVDSMPETAENVADQYKVSRADQDAFALASQTKTAAAQKAGFFQSEITPVSIPQRKGDPVVVDTDEHPRETTLEALARLKPIVRPNGTVTAGNASGVNDGACALLVASESMAREQGLTPRARVVAMATAGVEPRIMGIGPAPASQKVLALAGLSIAQMDVIELNEAFASQGLAVLRLLGLQDDDPRVNPNGGAISLGHPLGASGARLALTAVNQLHQTGGRYALCTMCIGVGQGIAVILERV, from the coding sequence ATGACGACTGACGCTTTTATCTGCGATGCGATTCGCACCCCTTTCGGCCGCTACGGCGGCGCGCTGGCGCCCGTGCGCACCGATGACCTGGCCGCCATTCCCCTGAAGGCCCTGATGCAGCGCAATCCGGATGTGGACTGGACCAGGCTGGACGATGCGCTGTTCGGCTGCGCCAACCAGGCCGGCGAAGACAATCGCAACGTGGCGCGCATGGCGACCCTGCTTGCGGGCCTGCCCATCGATGTGCCGGGCGCAACCATCAATCGTCTGTGCGGATCGGGCCTGGACGCCATCGGCTCGGCCGCGCGCGCCATCCGTGCCGGCGATGCGCAATTCGTTCTGGCCGGCGGCGTGGAAAGCATGAGCCGCGCCCCCTTCGTCATGGGCAAGGCCGAAACCGCGTTTTCGCGCAATGCCGCCATTTTCGACACCACCATAGGCTGGCGCTTCATCAACAAGCAGCTCAAGGCGCAGTACGGCGTCGACTCCATGCCCGAGACGGCCGAGAATGTCGCCGACCAGTACAAGGTCTCCCGCGCCGACCAGGATGCTTTTGCGCTGGCCAGCCAGACCAAGACCGCAGCCGCTCAGAAGGCCGGATTCTTCCAGTCTGAAATCACGCCGGTCTCTATTCCGCAGCGCAAGGGCGATCCGGTGGTGGTGGACACCGACGAGCATCCCCGCGAAACGACGCTGGAGGCCCTGGCGCGCTTGAAACCCATCGTTCGGCCCAATGGCACGGTTACGGCCGGCAATGCCTCCGGTGTCAACGACGGCGCCTGCGCCTTGCTGGTCGCATCCGAATCCATGGCCCGCGAACAAGGCCTGACGCCGCGCGCGCGGGTCGTCGCCATGGCCACCGCGGGTGTGGAGCCGCGCATCATGGGCATAGGCCCCGCGCCAGCCTCGCAAAAAGTCTTGGCGCTGGCCGGTCTTTCCATAGCCCAGATGGACGTCATCGAATTGAACGAAGCCTTCGCATCCCAGGGCCTGGCCGTATTGCGCCTGCTGGGCTTGCAGGACGACGATCCGCGCGTGAACCCGAACGGCGGGGCGATTTCCCTGGGCCATCCCCTTGGCGCCAGCGGCGCCCGCCTGGCGCTGACCGCTGTGAACCAGTTGCACCAGACCGGCGGCCGCTACGCGCTTTGCACGATGTGCATCGGGGTGGGGCAGGGGATTGCCGTGATTCTGGAGCGCGTATAG
- the xseA gene encoding exodeoxyribonuclease VII large subunit, whose translation MQSNGAFAASDGVWTVSQLNRRVGALLEGNFSRIWVRGEISNFTQAASGHWYFSVKDEGAAVRAIMFRGRAQAVGFVPRPGEKFEFRVNVTLYEPRGDYQLQVESMRRAGRGDLHEAFLALKEKLAAEGLFDPGRKRDINPMPGAVGVVTSLAAAALRDVLSALARRAPHVSVVIYPAAVQGLDAAGKLNQALEQAIARREVDTILLVRGGGSLEDLWSFNDEALARTIARSAIPVISGVGHETDFTIADFVADLRAPTPTAAAELCCRSRDNCVKQLGGLSATLAAQQRRLLERCALRLDRAVALLVSPQQRLRQQNERLQALKGRLARAAAHPHERHAARLAAARVRLAHAQPRLDGLRGQLDRRQQQLADAAVRQIERRRQRLDAATQTLQALSPRNILDRGYAIVRKESGDIVKNALDLSVGDQLNVELGRGRLQVGVLQAHGLL comes from the coding sequence ATGCAGTCGAATGGGGCGTTCGCGGCAAGCGACGGGGTATGGACGGTAAGCCAGCTCAACCGCAGGGTGGGCGCGCTGCTGGAAGGCAATTTTTCGCGCATCTGGGTGCGCGGCGAGATATCCAACTTTACCCAGGCCGCATCGGGCCATTGGTATTTCTCCGTGAAGGACGAGGGCGCCGCCGTGCGGGCCATCATGTTCCGGGGGCGTGCACAGGCGGTGGGTTTCGTGCCCAGGCCGGGCGAAAAGTTCGAGTTCCGGGTCAATGTGACGCTGTACGAACCGCGCGGCGATTATCAATTGCAGGTCGAAAGCATGCGCCGCGCGGGGCGCGGCGATCTGCACGAGGCGTTTCTGGCGCTCAAGGAGAAGCTTGCCGCGGAAGGGCTCTTCGATCCGGGCCGCAAGCGCGACATCAATCCCATGCCGGGGGCGGTGGGCGTGGTCACTTCCCTGGCGGCGGCGGCCCTGCGCGACGTGTTGTCGGCGCTGGCCAGGCGCGCACCCCATGTATCCGTCGTGATTTATCCCGCAGCGGTGCAGGGGCTGGATGCCGCCGGAAAGTTGAATCAGGCCCTGGAGCAGGCCATCGCGCGGCGCGAGGTCGATACCATTCTTCTGGTTCGGGGCGGCGGCAGCCTGGAAGACCTTTGGAGCTTCAACGACGAGGCGCTGGCGCGCACCATCGCCCGCAGCGCCATTCCCGTCATCAGCGGAGTGGGGCACGAGACCGATTTCACGATTGCCGATTTCGTGGCCGACCTGCGCGCGCCCACGCCCACGGCGGCGGCGGAGCTTTGCTGCCGCAGCCGGGACAATTGCGTCAAGCAGCTGGGCGGCCTGAGCGCGACGCTGGCCGCCCAGCAGCGCCGCCTTCTGGAGCGCTGCGCCTTGCGCCTGGACCGGGCGGTCGCATTGCTGGTGTCGCCGCAACAGCGTCTGCGCCAGCAGAACGAGCGCCTGCAGGCCTTGAAGGGCAGGCTGGCACGGGCGGCCGCCCATCCTCATGAGCGTCATGCCGCCCGGCTGGCGGCCGCGCGGGTGCGCCTGGCACATGCCCAGCCCCGGCTGGACGGCTTGCGCGGCCAGCTCGACCGCAGGCAGCAGCAACTGGCCGATGCCGCCGTCCGCCAGATCGAGCGCAGGCGGCAGCGGCTGGACGCCGCAACGCAGACGCTGCAAGCCTTGAGTCCCCGCAACATACTGGATCGCGGCTACGCCATCGTCCGCAAGGAAAGCGGGGATATCGTGAAAAATGCGTTAGACTTGAGTGTTGGCGATCAGCTTAATGTTGAGCTTGGCCGGGGCAGGCTGCAGGTGGGTGTTCTACAGGCACATGGCTTGCTCTGA
- the rpsT gene encoding 30S ribosomal protein S20, with amino-acid sequence MANTAQARKRARQSVERNKHNSSLRSMLRTSIKRVRQAIEAGDKAAATEVFQKTTSIIDRVADKNIIHKNKAARHKSRLAAAVKALA; translated from the coding sequence ATGGCCAATACCGCCCAAGCCCGCAAGCGCGCCCGTCAATCGGTTGAGCGCAACAAGCACAATTCCAGCCTGCGCTCCATGCTTCGCACCTCGATCAAACGCGTGCGCCAAGCCATCGAAGCCGGCGACAAAGCAGCCGCTACTGAAGTTTTCCAGAAAACCACTAGCATCATCGATCGCGTTGCCGACAAGAACATCATCCACAAAAACAAGGCTGCTCGCCATAAAAGCCGCCTTGCCGCAGCAGTTAAAGCACTAGCCTGA
- the murJ gene encoding murein biosynthesis integral membrane protein MurJ, translating to MSLLKSAATVSSFTLLSRITGLARDVLIAGAFGAGALTDAFWVAFRIPNLLRRLFAEGAFSQAFVPILGQARNTRSAEEVRVLLDRVALLLTAALALVTLAGIAGAPWVVTAMASGMRTAERQTEFEAAVWMTRLMFPYIVCMSLVAFASGVLNTWSRFAIPAFTPVLLNLAMIGASLFLVAYFDTPIYALAAGVMLGGLAQLLVQWFALARLGLLPRYSARIGQAWNDPTVKRILRQMLPAIVGVSVAQLSLLINTNIATWLRPGSVTWLSFADRLMEFPTALLGVALGTVLLPSLSAAHARQDHSGYSALLDWGLRLVLLLGLPAALGMALLSDGLVATLFNYGAFGGPDVAQTRLAVMAYSVGLIGLLAIKILAPGFYAKQDIRTPVRIAIFVLVLTQCFNLVLVPYFAHAGLALSIGLGASVNALCLVVLLQRRKLYRPRPGWLKFALRMLPALLAMSAVLGWAGQALDWVALGARPGMRILWLGGVLLGSMAVYFGMLAVFGFRPSDFTRRGK from the coding sequence ATGAGCCTGCTCAAGTCGGCCGCCACCGTCAGCAGCTTTACTCTGCTCTCCCGCATAACGGGCCTGGCGCGCGACGTGCTGATCGCCGGCGCCTTCGGCGCCGGAGCGCTGACCGACGCCTTCTGGGTCGCCTTTCGCATCCCCAACCTGTTGCGCCGGCTGTTCGCCGAGGGCGCTTTCTCCCAGGCCTTCGTACCCATATTGGGGCAGGCGCGCAACACGCGCAGCGCCGAGGAAGTGCGAGTGCTGCTCGATCGGGTCGCCCTGCTGCTCACGGCCGCGCTGGCCCTGGTCACGCTGGCCGGCATCGCCGGCGCGCCATGGGTGGTCACCGCCATGGCCAGCGGCATGCGGACGGCCGAGCGGCAAACCGAGTTCGAAGCCGCCGTCTGGATGACGCGCCTGATGTTTCCCTACATCGTCTGCATGTCGCTGGTCGCCTTCGCCTCGGGCGTGCTGAACACCTGGAGCCGTTTTGCCATACCGGCGTTCACGCCGGTGCTGCTGAACCTGGCCATGATAGGCGCCAGCCTGTTCCTGGTGGCCTATTTCGACACCCCCATCTACGCCCTGGCCGCCGGCGTGATGCTGGGCGGCCTGGCGCAACTGCTGGTGCAGTGGTTTGCGCTGGCCAGGCTGGGTCTGCTTCCGCGCTATTCGGCGCGCATCGGCCAGGCCTGGAACGATCCCACCGTAAAGCGCATCCTGCGCCAGATGCTGCCCGCCATCGTGGGCGTTTCCGTGGCGCAGCTGTCTTTGCTGATCAATACCAATATCGCCACCTGGCTGCGCCCCGGCAGCGTTACCTGGCTGTCGTTCGCGGACCGCCTGATGGAATTCCCCACCGCGCTGCTGGGCGTGGCGCTGGGCACCGTGCTGCTGCCCAGTTTGTCGGCCGCGCATGCGCGCCAGGACCATTCGGGCTACAGCGCCCTGCTGGACTGGGGCTTGCGCCTGGTCCTGCTGCTGGGCTTGCCCGCCGCGCTGGGGATGGCGCTGCTGTCCGACGGGCTGGTCGCCACGCTTTTCAACTACGGCGCCTTCGGCGGCCCGGATGTCGCCCAGACCCGCCTGGCCGTGATGGCGTATTCCGTGGGCCTGATCGGCCTGCTGGCGATAAAGATCCTGGCGCCCGGCTTCTATGCCAAGCAGGACATCCGCACGCCGGTAAGAATCGCCATCTTCGTGCTCGTCCTGACCCAGTGCTTCAATCTGGTGCTGGTGCCGTACTTCGCCCATGCGGGGCTCGCCCTGTCCATCGGGCTCGGAGCCAGCGTGAACGCGCTGTGCCTGGTCGTTTTGTTACAACGCCGCAAGCTCTATCGGCCCAGGCCCGGATGGCTGAAATTCGCCCTGCGCATGCTGCCTGCGCTGCTGGCCATGTCCGCTGTGCTGGGATGGGCCGGGCAGGCGCTGGACTGGGTTGCCCTGGGCGCACGGCCGGGCATGCGCATACTGTGGCTGGGCGGGGTTTTGCTGGGCAGCATGGCGGTCTATTTCGGCATGCTCGCCGTGTTCGGTTTCCGGCCATCCGACTTTACACGCCGTGGCAAGTAA
- a CDS encoding DUF192 domain-containing protein — MLLPTAQLSIEGHKVQAEVAATDASRSYGLMNRASLPENHGMLFVFDSPTATCFWMKNTPLPLSIAFIDSGGAIVNIADMQPNTLDSHCPKAPMLYALEMQQGWFRAHSIKAGAVIRGLPRP, encoded by the coding sequence ATGCTGCTGCCCACCGCCCAGTTGTCCATAGAGGGTCACAAGGTCCAGGCCGAGGTGGCGGCCACCGATGCCAGCCGCTCTTACGGCCTGATGAACCGGGCATCGCTGCCCGAGAATCATGGCATGCTGTTCGTGTTCGACAGCCCGACCGCCACCTGCTTCTGGATGAAAAACACGCCCCTGCCCCTGTCGATCGCCTTCATCGACTCCGGGGGCGCCATCGTGAACATCGCCGACATGCAGCCGAACACGCTGGATTCGCACTGCCCGAAAGCGCCCATGCTGTATGCGCTCGAAATGCAGCAAGGCTGGTTCCGTGCGCATTCCATCAAGGCGGGCGCCGTCATCCGCGGCTTGCCGCGTCCTTAG
- the adk gene encoding adenylate kinase, which translates to MRLILLGPPGAGKGTQAAFITEKFGIPQISTGDMLRAAVKAQTPLGLEAKKIMDSGGLVSDDIIIGLVQDRLKQADCKDGYLFDGFPRTIPQADALKDARIPLDFVVEIVVPEENIIERMSGRRVHPASGRSYHTKFNPPRTPDQDDVTGEPLVQRDDDREETVKHRLSVYRDQTRPLVDYYSSWAESGAPDAPAYRQLSGLGSVDEIKERVFQALEA; encoded by the coding sequence ATGCGACTGATTCTGCTCGGCCCACCCGGCGCCGGTAAAGGAACCCAGGCGGCATTCATCACCGAAAAATTCGGCATCCCCCAGATTTCCACCGGCGACATGTTGCGCGCCGCGGTCAAGGCCCAGACACCGCTGGGCCTTGAGGCCAAGAAGATCATGGACAGCGGCGGCCTGGTCTCCGACGACATCATCATCGGCCTGGTGCAGGATCGCCTGAAGCAGGCCGATTGCAAGGACGGCTACCTTTTCGATGGCTTCCCGCGCACCATTCCGCAGGCGGACGCCCTGAAAGACGCAAGGATCCCGCTGGACTTCGTGGTGGAAATCGTCGTGCCCGAAGAGAACATCATCGAGCGCATGAGCGGACGCAGGGTGCATCCGGCCAGCGGGCGCAGCTATCACACCAAGTTCAATCCTCCCCGTACGCCGGACCAGGACGACGTGACCGGCGAACCGCTGGTGCAGCGCGACGACGACCGCGAAGAAACGGTAAAACACCGCCTGTCGGTGTACCGCGACCAGACGCGCCCCCTGGTGGACTACTACTCCAGCTGGGCGGAATCCGGCGCCCCCGATGCGCCTGCCTACCGCCAGTTGTCGGGGCTGGGCTCGGTCGACGAAATAAAAGAACGCGTATTCCAGGCGCTCGAGGCCTGA
- the lpxK gene encoding tetraacyldisaccharide 4'-kinase has translation MKAPALLESVLHGAWRRKGLFSTLMLPLSWVVRAAVARKRLRYEKHPERIYHCPLPVAVVGNLYVGGTGKTPVTIALAQALRDRGWHPGIISRGYGADVGERARSGRGTLDPARYGDEPALIAQLTQAPVAVHPNRALAVKRLRRDYPEVDVIIADDGLQHLALGRDLEIAVQDGRGIGNGRVLPAGPLREPASRLKYVDFLITNLSAGQSGPAAVDSPARQLTMSLVPAKAVHLATGLALDWASWLREYGDGRVSAVAAIGQPQRFFSMLRAGGLDLAHAVALPDHHAYGTSPFSALPAHPILVTAKDAVKCMRFNDDRLWSVHVSPVFSDPEWIDLANDMLRMIARHKKAVAEQAPRD, from the coding sequence TTGAAAGCGCCCGCCCTCCTCGAGAGCGTCCTGCACGGCGCCTGGCGCAGAAAAGGCCTGTTCAGCACGCTGATGCTGCCGTTGTCCTGGGTGGTGCGAGCCGCCGTCGCGCGCAAGCGCCTGCGCTATGAAAAACACCCGGAACGGATCTACCACTGCCCGCTGCCCGTGGCGGTGGTCGGCAACCTCTATGTCGGAGGCACCGGCAAGACGCCGGTCACCATCGCCCTGGCGCAGGCATTGCGGGACCGCGGCTGGCACCCGGGCATCATCAGCCGCGGCTACGGAGCCGACGTCGGCGAACGGGCCCGATCCGGCCGCGGCACACTGGACCCGGCCCGCTATGGCGACGAGCCCGCCCTGATCGCCCAGCTTACGCAAGCGCCGGTCGCCGTGCATCCCAACCGCGCCCTGGCCGTGAAGCGGCTGCGGCGCGACTACCCCGAGGTCGACGTCATCATCGCGGATGACGGTTTGCAGCACCTGGCGCTGGGCCGCGACCTCGAAATCGCGGTGCAGGACGGCCGAGGCATCGGCAACGGGCGCGTGCTGCCCGCCGGGCCGCTGCGCGAACCGGCCAGCCGGCTGAAATACGTGGACTTCCTGATTACCAACCTGTCCGCCGGCCAATCCGGCCCCGCTGCCGTCGACAGCCCCGCCCGTCAACTGACCATGAGCCTCGTCCCCGCCAAGGCGGTGCACCTGGCCACGGGCCTCGCGCTGGACTGGGCGTCCTGGCTGAGGGAATACGGAGATGGACGGGTCAGCGCGGTGGCCGCCATCGGCCAGCCCCAGCGCTTTTTTTCCATGCTGCGGGCCGGCGGCCTGGACTTGGCCCACGCGGTCGCCCTGCCCGACCACCACGCCTACGGCACTTCGCCATTCTCCGCGCTGCCTGCCCACCCCATCCTCGTGACCGCCAAGGACGCGGTCAAGTGCATGCGCTTCAACGACGACAGGCTGTGGTCGGTGCATGTGTCGCCCGTTTTTTCCGACCCGGAATGGATCGACCTGGCCAATGACATGCTGCGCATGATCGCCCGCCACAAGAAGGCCGTGGCCGAGCAGGCTCCCAGGGATTAA
- a CDS encoding Trm112 family protein, with translation MESRLLEILVCPLCKGSLRHDREQQELICRADKLAFPIRDGIPVMLESEARELPAEPARNTPPASTQANA, from the coding sequence ATGGAATCCCGCCTGCTTGAAATTCTGGTCTGCCCCTTGTGCAAAGGTTCTTTGCGCCATGACCGCGAACAGCAGGAACTGATCTGCCGGGCGGACAAGCTGGCCTTCCCCATCCGCGACGGTATTCCCGTCATGCTGGAAAGTGAAGCGCGCGAACTGCCCGCCGAGCCCGCCAGGAACACACCTCCCGCCAGCACCCAAGCGAACGCATGA